Proteins found in one Lysinibacillus fusiformis genomic segment:
- a CDS encoding DUF5325 family protein: MNRAKIVMAIYALAAVLAMCAIGYSVAASSVFGAIAGIVATCVIFMTAFKMKRKLRAQGLL, from the coding sequence ATGAATCGTGCAAAAATTGTAATGGCCATCTACGCATTAGCTGCTGTATTAGCAATGTGTGCTATCGGTTACTCTGTTGCAGCTAGTAGTGTATTTGGTGCAATAGCTGGTATTGTGGCTACTTGTGTCATTTTCATGACAGCCTTTAAAATGAAGCGTAAACTACGTGCGCAAGGATTACTTTAA
- the typA gene encoding translational GTPase TypA has protein sequence MTNLRQDLRNIAIIAHVDHGKTTLVDQLLKQSGTFRSNERVEERAMDSNDIERERGITILAKNTAVNYEGTRINILDTPGHADFGGEVERILKMVDGVLLVVDAYEGCMPQTRFVLKKALEQRLTPIVVVNKVDKDSARPLEVVDEVLELFIELGADDDQLDFPVVYASGVNGTASLDADPSKQEENMKCLFEKIIEAIPAPVDNSEDPLQFQVALLDYNDFVGRIGIGRVFRGTISVGQQVALMKLDGTVKNFRVTKIFGFFGLKREEVETAKAGDLIAVSGMEDINVGETVCPVEHQEALTPLRIDEPTLQMTFLVNNSPFAGREGKWVTSRKVEERLRAQLQTDVSLRVEDTDSPDAWTVSGRGELHLSILIENMRREGFELQVSKPQVIVREIDGVKCEPFERVQIDVPEENVGSIIESIGTRKGEMLDMVNNGSGQVRLTFLVPARGLIGYTTEFMSMTKGFGIINHTFDCYQPLLPGKIGGRHQGVLVSMETGKSTTYGMMQIEDRGTLFLEPGTDIYEGMIVGENTRDADITVNITKMKQKTNIRSANKDQTNVIKKPRILSLEEALEYLGDDEYLEITPESIRLRKKILDKNEREKAAKKLRNAEQ, from the coding sequence ATGACAAACTTACGTCAAGATCTTCGCAATATCGCAATTATCGCCCACGTTGACCATGGTAAAACTACCTTAGTCGACCAATTACTAAAACAATCAGGTACATTCCGTTCAAACGAACGTGTTGAAGAACGTGCAATGGACTCTAATGATATTGAACGCGAACGTGGTATTACGATTTTAGCTAAAAATACAGCAGTAAACTATGAGGGAACTCGTATCAACATCCTTGATACGCCTGGACACGCTGACTTCGGTGGTGAGGTAGAACGTATTTTAAAAATGGTAGACGGCGTTTTACTAGTTGTCGATGCGTATGAAGGTTGTATGCCTCAAACACGTTTCGTATTGAAAAAAGCATTGGAACAACGTCTAACACCAATCGTTGTTGTTAATAAAGTAGACAAAGATTCAGCTCGTCCACTAGAAGTAGTAGATGAAGTGCTTGAATTATTTATCGAGCTAGGTGCAGATGATGATCAATTAGACTTCCCTGTAGTTTATGCTTCAGGTGTAAATGGTACAGCTTCTTTGGATGCGGATCCGTCTAAACAAGAAGAAAATATGAAATGTCTATTCGAAAAAATTATCGAAGCTATTCCAGCACCAGTTGATAACTCAGAAGACCCATTACAATTCCAAGTAGCTCTACTTGACTATAATGACTTCGTTGGACGTATCGGAATTGGTCGTGTATTCCGTGGAACAATTTCTGTAGGTCAACAAGTTGCCCTAATGAAATTAGACGGTACAGTGAAAAACTTCCGTGTAACGAAAATCTTTGGTTTCTTCGGTTTAAAACGTGAAGAAGTAGAGACAGCAAAAGCTGGTGATTTAATCGCCGTTTCAGGTATGGAAGATATCAACGTTGGTGAAACAGTTTGTCCTGTTGAGCACCAAGAAGCGCTTACACCATTACGTATCGATGAGCCAACTTTACAAATGACGTTTTTAGTAAACAATTCTCCATTCGCAGGTCGTGAAGGGAAATGGGTTACTTCTCGTAAAGTAGAAGAGCGTTTACGTGCGCAATTACAAACGGACGTATCTTTACGTGTTGAAGATACGGATTCTCCAGATGCTTGGACAGTTTCAGGTCGTGGTGAGCTTCACCTATCAATTCTTATCGAAAATATGCGTCGTGAAGGTTTCGAATTACAAGTATCTAAACCGCAAGTAATCGTGCGTGAAATCGACGGTGTAAAATGTGAACCATTCGAACGCGTTCAAATCGATGTTCCAGAAGAAAATGTTGGTTCAATTATTGAATCGATTGGTACACGTAAAGGTGAAATGCTTGATATGGTGAACAACGGCAGTGGTCAAGTTCGTTTAACGTTCTTAGTACCAGCGCGTGGTTTGATCGGTTATACGACTGAATTCATGTCTATGACAAAAGGTTTCGGTATCATCAATCATACGTTTGATTGCTACCAACCATTACTACCAGGTAAAATTGGTGGACGTCACCAAGGTGTACTAGTTTCAATGGAAACTGGTAAATCAACAACTTATGGGATGATGCAAATTGAAGACCGTGGTACACTGTTCTTAGAGCCAGGTACAGATATTTACGAAGGTATGATCGTTGGAGAAAATACTCGTGACGCTGATATCACTGTAAACATCACAAAAATGAAACAAAAAACAAACATCCGTTCAGCAAATAAAGACCAAACGAATGTTATTAAAAAACCACGTATTTTATCTTTAGAAGAAGCGCTTGAATACCTAGGTGATGATGAGTACTTAGAAATCACACCGGAATCTATTCGTCTGCGTAAAAAAATTCTTGATAAAAATGAACGTGAGAAAGCAGCGAAAAAATTACGTAACGCAGAACAATAA
- a CDS encoding YlaH-like family protein, whose translation MDIKSALLGELNVIQVAAQTSSDETTRVYGRMAGITRFLYENLPSYEIAGYVVFLLVFALSAIVYKLGFAKKLKLSQNIIIYAFLFLGCIMLTFFALFLPMIEGLIVAALILIVYKTRLWREKREEQQATNQ comes from the coding sequence TTGGATATTAAGTCCGCTTTATTGGGTGAACTAAATGTTATTCAAGTTGCTGCACAGACAAGTTCCGATGAAACAACAAGAGTTTATGGAAGAATGGCGGGTATAACTAGATTTTTATACGAAAATTTACCAAGCTATGAAATTGCAGGCTATGTTGTATTTCTTCTTGTATTTGCACTTTCTGCCATTGTCTATAAGTTAGGCTTTGCCAAGAAATTAAAACTATCTCAAAACATTATTATTTATGCGTTCCTATTTTTAGGTTGTATCATGCTTACGTTTTTCGCCCTATTCTTGCCAATGATCGAAGGTTTGATCGTAGCGGCCTTAATTTTAATCGTTTATAAAACAAGATTATGGCGTGAAAAAAGGGAAGAGCAACAAGCCACTAATCAGTAA
- a CDS encoding ABC transporter substrate-binding protein — MRWLTKGLLLGVIALLLLSLTACNKAELEKVKVGEVTRSIFYAPQYVALEKGFFEEEGLSVELQTIAGGDKTMTALLSDGIDIALVGSETSIYVTLQGANDPIQNFAQLTQTDGTFLVARDKMDNFSWDQLKGSTFLGQRKGGMPQMAGEFVLKKHGIDPVNDLTLIQNIDFANIATAFASGTGDYVQLFEPTASVFEKEGKGYIVASFGTESGNLPYTSFMSKSSYLKDEATSVQAFTNALQRAQDFVQNESAAEVAKIIQPYFENVDITIIETVIERYKAQGSYATDPILDEGEWDNLQTIMEEAGELPQRVEYEKLVNTTFAKKAAE; from the coding sequence ATGCGTTGGCTTACAAAAGGTTTATTATTAGGTGTCATTGCTTTGTTACTCCTTTCTTTGACGGCATGTAATAAAGCAGAGCTAGAAAAAGTCAAAGTAGGAGAAGTAACTCGTTCAATTTTCTATGCGCCTCAATATGTAGCGCTTGAGAAGGGATTCTTCGAGGAGGAGGGTCTTTCTGTTGAGCTACAAACGATTGCAGGTGGCGATAAAACGATGACGGCGTTACTGTCAGATGGAATTGATATAGCTTTAGTTGGGTCGGAGACGTCTATTTATGTCACATTACAAGGTGCTAATGATCCCATTCAAAATTTTGCACAGTTAACACAAACGGACGGTACCTTTTTAGTGGCAAGAGATAAGATGGATAATTTTTCGTGGGATCAATTGAAGGGCTCAACATTTTTGGGGCAACGTAAAGGTGGTATGCCACAAATGGCAGGTGAATTCGTGTTGAAAAAACATGGCATTGATCCTGTAAATGATTTAACGCTCATTCAAAATATTGATTTTGCTAACATTGCTACAGCTTTTGCATCAGGTACTGGTGACTATGTACAATTGTTTGAACCTACTGCAAGTGTCTTCGAGAAAGAAGGAAAAGGTTATATTGTAGCTTCGTTTGGAACAGAGTCTGGTAATCTCCCTTACACATCCTTTATGTCCAAAAGTAGTTATTTAAAGGATGAAGCTACATCTGTTCAAGCTTTTACAAATGCATTACAACGAGCACAGGATTTTGTACAAAATGAGAGTGCTGCTGAAGTAGCAAAGATTATTCAACCGTATTTTGAAAATGTAGATATAACGATAATTGAAACAGTCATTGAGCGGTATAAAGCACAAGGTTCTTATGCCACTGACCCAATCCTTGATGAAGGGGAGTGGGATAACTTGCAAACAATTATGGAGGAAGCAGGTGAACTTCCTCAACGAGTGGAGTATGAAAAACTTGTAAACACAACCTTTGCCAAAAAGGCTGCTGAGTAA
- a CDS encoding ABC transporter ATP-binding protein encodes MEFLQLENIHHSYFSSTQAKEVLRDISLAIHEGEFVSFIGPSGCGKTTLLSIIAGLFPATEGNVYIDGEKLSASNQSSIGYMLQQDYLFPWKTIEENVTIGLKIMERSHKTHKVTANALLQEVGLPHVGNNYPRELSGGMRQRVALARTLAVNPKILLLDEPFSALDYQSKLKLEDLVVETLKAYKKTAILVTHDIGEAIAMSQRVFLFSANPGTVHKVFEIPKALSDLSPFDVRQHPAYSDIFQTIWKELESLG; translated from the coding sequence ATGGAATTTTTACAGCTGGAGAATATTCACCATAGTTATTTTTCAAGCACACAGGCAAAGGAAGTATTACGTGATATCAGTTTAGCCATTCATGAAGGAGAATTTGTTTCGTTTATTGGGCCGAGTGGCTGCGGTAAAACCACATTATTATCAATCATTGCAGGATTATTTCCTGCAACTGAAGGCAATGTCTATATAGATGGTGAAAAGCTATCAGCAAGTAATCAATCTAGTATTGGCTATATGCTTCAGCAGGATTATTTATTTCCTTGGAAGACCATTGAAGAAAACGTCACAATTGGCTTAAAAATAATGGAGCGTAGCCATAAAACACATAAAGTAACTGCCAATGCGTTGTTACAGGAAGTAGGATTACCTCATGTGGGGAACAATTATCCTCGAGAATTATCTGGAGGTATGAGACAACGTGTAGCACTTGCGCGTACCTTAGCTGTAAATCCTAAAATTTTACTATTAGATGAACCGTTTTCCGCGTTAGATTATCAATCGAAATTAAAGCTTGAGGATTTAGTGGTGGAAACTTTAAAAGCTTATAAAAAGACCGCTATTCTTGTGACACATGATATTGGCGAGGCAATCGCGATGAGTCAGCGTGTATTTTTATTTTCAGCAAACCCAGGGACAGTGCACAAGGTGTTTGAAATACCTAAAGCCCTTAGTGATCTATCACCTTTTGATGTAAGACAGCATCCAGCCTATTCAGATATTTTCCAAACTATTTGGAAGGAGCTGGAGAGCCTTGGATAA
- a CDS encoding ABC transporter permease, translated as MDNTLFKQYQQLLKKEKRFVRLYQLIILLIFFGGWELLSRLEWIDRLIFSSPTHVWHTFIEKVSDGSLTLHVSVTLMETVIGFIAGTLLGTLIAVVLWWSPLLSKILDPYLVILNAMPKVALGPILIVALGPGYFSIIAMGALISIIITTIVVYTAFKGVDPNYSKVLQTFGATRWQIFREVILPASFPTIISTLKVNVGLSWVGVIVGEFLVASKGLGYLIIYGFQVFNFNLVLMSLLIIAFFATIMYQVVELIEKIIIKNKA; from the coding sequence TTGGATAACACATTATTTAAACAATATCAGCAATTGTTAAAAAAAGAAAAACGCTTCGTTCGATTATATCAGCTTATTATTCTCCTTATTTTCTTTGGGGGATGGGAGCTACTTTCAAGACTAGAATGGATTGATCGTTTAATTTTTAGCTCACCAACTCATGTATGGCATACATTTATTGAAAAAGTCAGTGATGGGTCTTTAACATTGCATGTTAGTGTTACATTAATGGAGACCGTGATTGGCTTTATAGCTGGGACTTTATTAGGAACTTTGATAGCTGTTGTCTTGTGGTGGTCTCCACTCCTATCAAAAATACTCGATCCATATTTAGTGATTTTAAACGCGATGCCAAAAGTTGCACTTGGTCCGATTTTGATTGTTGCGCTCGGTCCAGGTTATTTTTCCATCATAGCCATGGGTGCCTTAATTTCCATCATTATTACAACCATAGTAGTATATACAGCATTTAAAGGTGTCGATCCAAATTATAGTAAAGTGTTACAAACATTTGGGGCAACAAGATGGCAAATCTTTCGTGAGGTCATTTTGCCAGCCTCATTTCCTACAATCATTTCAACCTTGAAAGTGAATGTTGGCTTATCATGGGTAGGGGTTATTGTAGGAGAATTTTTAGTAGCTTCAAAAGGACTCGGTTATTTAATTATCTACGGCTTCCAAGTATTTAATTTTAACCTTGTCCTTATGTCACTTCTAATCATTGCCTTTTTTGCAACCATTATGTATCAAGTGGTGGAGCTGATTGAAAAGATAATCATAAAGAATAAGGCATAA
- a CDS encoding ABC transporter ATP-binding protein yields the protein MHDTNSIYLITKQKNHYEKKLQVIALTNVNFQYNSENPLLKNISLTINEGEFIVLTGPSGSGKTTLSRIINGLIPHFYDGQLHGQVTINHTSLLDLPMWHLSQWVGSVFQDPKAQFFTANVYNEIAFELENHGIHQQTIARRVEDVCEQMTLNTIKHQSLHSLSSGQKQKVAIAAATAIEPLIYVMDEPSANLDLQATNILQNELLRLKKSGKTIIVAEHRLYYLMTLADRIIYMEDGQIQREYRPEQLLALSAQQLQQFGLRSPSLTNGYKKTIPSRGKEPVITSMNLCVSYNKIQALDYLQLHLQSGEVCALIGQNGAGKTTLARTIAGLIKEKKGEIRIHGDVKNAKKRLEDVWLVMQDTVYQLFTDSVWNELLLNKPLREETLEYAEDLLKSLKLWHLKDQHPATLSGGEKQRLVLAIGLMQHASIFILDEPTSGLDGFNLQRVIEIIQQLKERNCHILVITHDYELVAGACDRIIKLQSGKITDDIATENLSFEDIVHIMQ from the coding sequence ATGCATGATACTAATTCCATTTATTTAATAACGAAACAAAAGAACCATTACGAAAAGAAATTACAAGTGATTGCCTTAACAAATGTTAACTTTCAATATAATTCGGAAAACCCCTTGCTAAAAAATATATCTTTAACCATTAATGAAGGTGAATTTATCGTTTTAACCGGTCCTTCTGGGTCAGGAAAAACAACATTAAGCCGTATTATTAATGGCTTAATACCACATTTTTATGATGGTCAATTACATGGGCAGGTTACAATTAACCATACATCTCTTTTAGATCTACCAATGTGGCATTTAAGCCAATGGGTGGGAAGTGTCTTTCAAGATCCTAAAGCACAATTTTTTACAGCTAATGTTTATAATGAGATTGCATTTGAGCTTGAAAATCATGGGATACACCAACAAACTATTGCTAGACGAGTTGAAGATGTCTGTGAGCAGATGACTTTAAACACGATAAAACATCAATCATTGCATTCACTTTCAAGTGGACAAAAGCAAAAGGTAGCCATAGCTGCAGCAACAGCGATAGAGCCACTAATTTATGTAATGGATGAACCCTCTGCTAATCTTGATTTACAGGCAACTAATATCCTACAAAATGAACTACTCCGCCTAAAAAAAAGTGGAAAAACCATCATTGTAGCTGAACATCGTCTGTACTACCTGATGACTTTAGCGGATCGTATTATTTATATGGAAGATGGTCAAATTCAGCGGGAATATAGACCAGAGCAATTACTAGCATTATCTGCTCAACAATTGCAGCAATTTGGTTTACGTTCTCCCTCACTTACAAATGGATATAAAAAAACTATACCTTCTAGGGGTAAAGAGCCTGTCATAACAAGTATGAATTTATGCGTTAGCTATAATAAGATTCAGGCTTTGGATTACCTACAATTACATTTACAAAGTGGTGAGGTATGTGCTCTAATAGGTCAGAACGGGGCAGGTAAAACAACACTTGCTCGTACTATAGCTGGACTTATTAAAGAAAAAAAAGGAGAAATCCGTATCCACGGTGATGTAAAAAATGCAAAGAAGCGTTTAGAGGATGTTTGGCTAGTTATGCAAGATACAGTTTATCAATTATTTACTGACAGTGTATGGAACGAGCTATTATTAAATAAACCATTAAGAGAAGAAACTTTAGAATATGCCGAAGATTTGCTAAAATCATTAAAACTATGGCACTTAAAGGACCAACATCCTGCAACACTTTCAGGCGGTGAAAAACAACGCCTTGTGTTGGCAATTGGCTTAATGCAACACGCATCTATTTTCATCTTGGATGAGCCAACATCAGGATTAGATGGTTTTAATCTACAGCGTGTAATCGAGATTATTCAGCAACTTAAGGAAAGAAACTGCCATATTCTTGTTATTACCCATGATTATGAACTTGTTGCAGGAGCATGTGATCGAATTATTAAATTACAATCTGGAAAAATTACGGATGACATTGCAACAGAGAACTTATCTTTTGAAGATATTGTACATATCATGCAATAG
- a CDS encoding energy-coupling factor transporter transmembrane component T: MKFDARIQFFMLLLCSITALFITVESTILLILLALITLLLQGLYTHFFTWLFMGGLIGIFYYLIQLNPQSIFNVFSFLLFISIKLLPALIIASSLSTIPVGKLLASLQKLAIPNSILLTFTVALRFFPILRMESKIINEHAKIRGISYKQIKNWIKPKQLFEYTIVPLLMRTIKLADDLSAAATTRGIDAPTKKSSVYAIQFGYYDYLAMLLLLCMILIPFI, translated from the coding sequence ATGAAGTTTGATGCTCGTATACAATTTTTCATGTTATTACTTTGCAGTATCACTGCTCTATTTATCACTGTAGAAAGTACGATATTACTTATTTTACTTGCATTAATAACCTTATTATTACAGGGCTTATACACACATTTTTTTACTTGGCTTTTCATGGGAGGCTTAATCGGCATATTTTATTACTTAATCCAATTAAATCCGCAATCTATTTTTAATGTCTTTAGCTTTTTACTATTTATCTCAATCAAATTATTACCAGCACTTATCATTGCTTCATCTTTAAGCACGATACCTGTTGGAAAATTACTAGCCAGTCTACAAAAGTTAGCTATACCTAATAGCATACTTCTAACATTTACTGTTGCTTTACGCTTTTTTCCTATATTACGGATGGAATCAAAAATTATCAATGAACATGCCAAAATCAGAGGTATTTCCTATAAGCAGATAAAAAATTGGATAAAGCCAAAGCAATTATTTGAATATACAATCGTCCCTTTACTCATGAGAACAATTAAATTAGCAGATGATTTAAGTGCTGCAGCTACTACAAGGGGAATTGATGCACCAACAAAAAAAAGCAGCGTGTACGCTATACAATTTGGTTACTATGATTACCTTGCCATGCTACTACTATTATGCATGATACTAATTCCATTTATTTAA
- a CDS encoding MptD family putative ECF transporter S component — MKTSKWQAKDLITIGLYTILIYIIHNVISIILSPIMLYIYPYMSGICLFFSSIVYLLMAIRVGKKGTLLLMATVTGFIYTLMGAPLMLPFFIVAGIVGELTLLSGDGTQYRQVKRQAVAYGIYGILFGSGAFVMIYVLGTEFFESMKYTKSFIDRILEYAYSPLWMASGLAASFFLSWLGCMIAKGILSKHFVKAGYISYQS; from the coding sequence ATGAAGACGTCCAAATGGCAGGCAAAAGATTTGATTACAATTGGTTTGTATACTATTTTAATTTACATTATTCATAATGTAATTAGTATTATTTTAAGTCCGATCATGCTTTACATCTATCCTTACATGTCAGGTATTTGTTTATTCTTTTCAAGTATTGTGTATTTATTGATGGCAATTCGAGTAGGCAAAAAAGGTACTCTATTACTTATGGCTACGGTTACAGGCTTTATCTATACGTTGATGGGCGCACCACTGATGCTACCATTCTTTATAGTTGCAGGTATTGTTGGTGAATTGACTCTGTTAAGTGGCGATGGTACACAATATCGTCAAGTTAAAAGGCAGGCTGTTGCTTATGGAATTTACGGTATTTTATTTGGCTCTGGCGCCTTTGTTATGATTTATGTACTAGGAACTGAGTTTTTCGAAAGTATGAAATATACAAAATCCTTCATTGATCGTATTCTTGAATATGCTTATTCTCCACTTTGGATGGCATCTGGGCTTGCCGCTTCCTTTTTCTTATCCTGGTTAGGCTGTATGATTGCAAAAGGTATTTTAAGCAAGCATTTTGTAAAGGCCGGCTATATTAGCTATCAGTCCTAA
- a CDS encoding helix-turn-helix domain-containing protein: MCENILSKCYAHSTNVKHICHTWLGTQYVIQQPSGSGLLQRCMVEPGIEISIFRDCTYKVEAGKVPYHQCHLIEITSLVEGLGKVRCRNSDEWMVFSPHDLLFFNFSKPLPYYDFICENLTGISVCMDVEVMRKSLCSDNGNILEEWRNFVQTIFSENGHIYKQESTPIHQMLTKQLLGNFEENMLNQLLIKTKTLEFLTHSINQNSSSVCTNTLACCHDSRIHQIKEQIDKDYCKSLQVKALAQTYHIALADLQVGFKNIVGCTVYRYIQKRRMAKAAELLQDTTIPILAIALEVGYDNPSKFTTIFKRTYLETPLQYRKKFKK; this comes from the coding sequence ATGTGTGAAAATATTCTATCTAAGTGTTACGCTCATTCAACTAACGTCAAGCATATATGTCATACTTGGCTAGGTACACAATATGTCATACAACAGCCCAGTGGTAGTGGATTGTTACAGCGTTGTATGGTAGAGCCAGGAATTGAAATATCTATTTTTCGAGATTGTACGTATAAAGTAGAAGCAGGTAAAGTTCCTTATCATCAATGTCACTTAATTGAAATTACTTCTTTGGTAGAGGGGCTAGGGAAAGTGCGCTGTAGGAATAGTGATGAATGGATGGTTTTTAGCCCACATGATTTACTATTTTTTAATTTTTCAAAACCACTGCCATATTATGATTTTATTTGTGAGAATTTAACAGGTATTTCAGTTTGTATGGATGTAGAAGTGATGCGTAAATCTCTATGTAGTGATAATGGAAATATATTAGAGGAATGGAGAAATTTTGTTCAGACCATTTTTTCAGAAAATGGTCATATTTATAAACAAGAAAGTACACCCATTCATCAAATGTTAACGAAACAATTATTAGGGAATTTTGAAGAGAATATGTTAAATCAATTATTAATAAAGACCAAAACATTGGAATTTTTAACACATAGTATTAATCAAAATTCTAGTAGTGTATGTACAAATACATTGGCTTGCTGTCACGATTCAAGAATTCATCAAATAAAGGAACAAATTGACAAGGACTATTGTAAATCTCTTCAAGTAAAAGCTTTAGCTCAGACATATCATATAGCTTTAGCTGATTTACAAGTGGGCTTTAAAAATATCGTTGGTTGCACAGTATACCGTTATATTCAAAAAAGAAGAATGGCAAAGGCTGCAGAACTATTACAAGACACAACTATACCTATATTGGCTATTGCATTAGAGGTTGGTTATGATAATCCGAGCAAGTTTACGACCATTTTTAAACGTACTTATTTAGAGACGCCATTACAGTATCGAAAAAAATTTAAAAAATAA